A region of Theileria annulata chromosome 2, complete sequence, *** SEQUENCING IN PROGRESS *** DNA encodes the following proteins:
- a CDS encoding sco1/2-like protein, putative (Pfam hit to mitochondrion-associated cytochrome c oxidase assembly factor. PF02630 SCO1/SenC) gives MFLGEQEPSQLVKTLESKLVGILGILNIDNIQRSIDKYRSLWGCRSRTIVTEERYGTPQLGGSFKLIDQDGVTRSSEEFKGKYMLIYFGFCNCPDICPEEMDKQTQVVNTLDKQFGPIIQPVFISVDPKRDVPRVLKNYVKDYHPRLVALTGTPEMIKDVTRKFRVYYNEGIKATEQDYLIDHSIIHYLMDKDGNFLEFYGKNTNSQEMAKAISNVIKK, from the exons ATGTTCCTAGGGGAACAAGAACCTTCTCAACTAGTCAAAACCCTGGAATCAAAGTTAGTTGGAATCCTTGGAATATTAAACATAGATAACATTCAAAGGAGCATTGATAAATATCGCAGTTTGTGG ggCTGTAGGAGCCGGA CAATTGTAACTGAAGAGAGATATGGCACACCTCAATTGGGAGGATCATTCAAACTAATTGACCAGGACGGAGTTACAAGATCCTCCGAAGAATTTAAGGGGAAATACATGCTAATCTACTTTG GATTCTGCAATTGCCCTGATATATGCCCAGAAGAGATGGATAAACAGACTCAAGTTGTCAATACTCTAG ATAAGCAGTTTGGGCCTATTATACAACCAGTTTTCATTTCAg TTGATCCTAAGAGAGATGTACCCAGGGTTcttaaaaattatgtaaagGACTACCACCCTAGACTCGTGGCACTAACAGGAACGCCA GAAATGATTAAAGATGTAACCAGAAAGTTCCGAGTGTATTATAATGAGGGGATCAAAGCAACCGAACAAGACTACCTTATTGACCATTCAATAATACACTACCTAATGG aTAAGGATGGTAATTTTTTGGAGTTTTACGGGAAAAACACAAACTCCCAGGAGATGGCCAAAGCAATATCTAATGTAATTAAAAAGTAA
- a CDS encoding heat shock protein, putative produces MPVLGIDVGSSTSTVATISRGAIDIVLNDVSQRYTPTCVSYGEYQRVFGEQANTQIVSNFKNTCRGFLNILGLNLNSDKDENWNITELDKFFSSTPLVVDEKGQLSYQVTNAGKTVNVSAVSALVGYVNYLTDLAEKYTGGVCREVVMSYPSWFSEYQKSLLVASVRACGSNCLRLVSEGFAMAMDYGMYRIKQLNDETATTVALVNIGHSHTTVAIVDFFATYCVILSELSDRDLGGRYLEYLLMNEMCQEFNKKYKLDPLGNPKTRLKVEATASKVKRVLSANSESSYSLECLMEDYDLNGNLKREEFEVLCSREFLPRLSELLMCSLKVSGRTMESIDSVEVVGGITRVPCVQALISHVFDKPVSKTLNADESIARGCVLQGAINSKHYMVRKYNVIEKLSRPFTVTFLQGLGPFSQQQMHNAEIITVANVGTNYNEVFTVKVKLDPPFTVFTSFDDPRITSKNQLQTFQYTLSQVTEYSPTRDKTNEKKGEEKKEGEEEVNMTEVEEYLSKVEKELQQETGRTNANKNALDRDAEGWIIKFKFDETVNLFSFCKGLDVSVMSPFILETDKLSTNETVQKKRDLHETNRLRTLNDLETYVYTVRDKLQTTHKDFVDPKNMNQVIDKLNETENWLYENRTATLENLEKMYKTLTSHFDQVENNYNVYLNKEQNLSAFFSRLSNLHQYSVGTDNSWLNVPENERASISNKLNMLSNNTMELVEREKNMPKYNNPLYTMEQLDQELRNVKDEMDKLIKKHKVVEHPKSEPEPAKEPEVTEPEDVQKNEPESQNQETEMEVDDGKSQEEMAK; encoded by the exons atgcCAGTCCTGGGTATAGATGTGGGATCATCAACCTCAACCGTCGCAACAATCTCAAGGGGAGCTATTGATATAGTTCTGAACGATGTATCTCAAAGATATACACC AACCTGTGTATCATATGGAGAATACCAAAGAGTCTTTGGTGAACAAGCAAATACCCAAATTGTGTCAAATTTCAAAAACACATGCCGTGGATTCCTTAACATACTCGGCCTGAACTTGAATTCAGATAAAGATGAAAATTGGAACATAACAGAATTGGATAAATTCTTCAGCTCAACACCTCTAGTAGTAGATGAAAAGGGACAATTATCATATCAG gTTACTAATGCCGGTAAAACTGTGAATGTGTCTGCAGTCTCAGCTCTGGTTGGATACGTCAACTACCTGACTGACCTAGCCGAGAAGTACACAGGAGGAGTGTGTAGAGAAGTGGTGATGTCTTATCCAAGCTGGTTCTCAGAGTACCAAAAAAGTCTGTTGGTGGCGTCCGTAAGAGCCTGTGGTTCTAACTGCCTTAGACTAGTCTCGGAAGGATTTGCAATGGCAATGGATTACGGAATGTATAGAATAAAGCAACTTAACGATGAAACAGCAACAACAGTAGCACTGGTTAATATAGGACACTCACATACAACAGTGGCAATCGTTGATTTCTTCGCAACATACTGTGTAATATTATCAGAACTCTCAGATAGAGACCTAGGAGGAAGGTACCTAGAGTACCTTCTGATGAATGAAATGTGCCAAGAATTCAACAAAAAGTATAAATTGGACCCGCTGGGGAACCCAAAGACGAGACTGAAGGTTGAAGCAACAGCTTCTAAAGTTAAAAGAGTTTTATCAGCAAACTCAGAATCATCATACTCCCTGGAATGTTTGATGGAAGATTATGATTTAAACg GCAACTTGAAAAGAGAAGAATTTGAAGTGCTCTGCTCAAGAGAGTTCCTGCCCAGGTTGTCAGAGCTTCTAATGTGCTCACTTAAAGTGTCAGGAAGGACCATGGAGTCGATAGATTCAGTAGAGGTGGTTGGAGGGATAACAAGAGTACCATGTGTCCAGGCGTTGATATCACACGTGTTCGACAAACCAGTGAGCAAAACACTCAACGCAGATGAATCCATAGCAAGAGGATGTGTACTTCAG GGAGCAATAAATAGCAAACACTACATGGTTAGGAAGTACAATGTCATAGAAAAGCTGTCGAGACCATTTACAGTGACATTTTTGCAAGGACTGGGACCCTTCTCACAACAACAAAT gCATAATGCTGAGATAATTACAGTGGCGAACGTGGGAACAAATTACAACGAAGTCTTTACAGTCAAAGTCAAGTTGGACCCTCCGTTCACAGTTTTCACGTCATTTGATGACCCGAGAATAACCTCAAAAAACCAACTCCAAACATTCCAGTACACATTATCTCAAGTTACGGAATACAGTCCCACGAGGGACAAAACTAACGAAAAGAAGGGAGAAGAGAAGAAGGAAGGTGAGGAAGAAGTGAACATGACTGAAGTGGAGGAATACTTAAGCAAAGTAGAGAAGGAACTTCAGCAGGAAACAGGAAGAACTAATGCAAACAAAAATGCACTGGACAGAGATGCAGAAGGTTGGATAATCAAGTTCAAGTTTGACGAGACAGTTAATCTATTCTCATTCTGTAAAGGATTAGATGTCAGTGTAATGAGTCCATTTATACTAGAAACAGATAAACTTTCAACCAATGAAACAGTGCAAAAGAAAAGGGATCTTCATGAAACTAACAGACTCAGAACATTAAATGACCTAGAAACCTACGTTTACACAGTAAGGGATAAACTGCAAACGACACATAAAGATTTTGTGGATCCGAAGAATATGAACCAGGTCATCGATAAGCTTAACGAAACTGAAAATTGGCTATATGAAAACAGAACAGCTACGCTAGAAAACCTAGAAAAGATGTATAAAACCCTAACCTCGCACTTTGACCAGGTTGAAAACAACTACAACGTTTACTTAAACAAGGAACAGAATTTGTCAGCTTTCTTCTCAAGACTAAGTAACCTGCATCAATACTCAGTAGGCACTGACAATTCATGGCTTAACGTGCCAGAGAATGAAAGAGCTTCAATCTCAAATAAACTGAACATGTTAAGCAATAACACCATGGAACTTGTGGAAAGGGAAAAGAATATGCCAAAATATAACAATCCCCTATACACAATGGAACAACTAGATCAAGAACTAAGAAACGTTAAAGATGAAATGGATAAACTAATCAAGAAACATAAGGTAGTAGAACACCCCAAATCAGAACCTGAACCTGCAAAGGAACCGGAAGTCACAGAACCAGAAGATGTACAGAAAAATGAACCTGAATCTCAAAATCAGGAAACCGAAATGGAAGTAGATGATGGTAAATCTCAAGAAGAAATGGCaaaataa